Proteins encoded within one genomic window of Saccharopolyspora pogona:
- a CDS encoding transposase family protein, which yields MVTYSAKLDVPRELVLFLSKLLAGERRRKGTRKGRRALTTFWQAVLVLRWFRDRTDTTTLARDHGVARATGYRYVDEGIEALAAQAPDLHDALQRAKDNGDAYLILDGKNFSSDRLGEKTTSTKGTEIDLWYSGKTREQAGNIQALTDPDGFPLWVSDVEPGSVHDITAAENHVLGALYWAYSQLDLPTLADGGYQGAGAGVLTPIKHPKTSKGRPLDVDNQTYNKLLRGLRALGERGFALLTGRWRALRHFTTSPRKIGTIVKAALVLTQFEHGRLA from the coding sequence GTGGTCACGTATTCTGCCAAACTCGATGTTCCCCGTGAACTGGTGCTCTTCCTCAGCAAGCTGCTGGCCGGTGAACGCCGCCGGAAAGGGACCCGCAAGGGGCGCCGGGCGTTGACCACGTTCTGGCAGGCTGTGCTGGTCCTGCGGTGGTTCCGCGACCGCACCGACACCACCACACTGGCCCGCGATCACGGTGTCGCCCGCGCGACCGGCTACCGGTATGTCGACGAGGGCATCGAGGCGCTGGCCGCGCAGGCCCCGGATCTGCACGACGCCCTGCAACGGGCCAAAGACAACGGCGACGCCTATCTGATCCTGGACGGCAAAAACTTCTCCTCCGACCGTCTCGGCGAAAAGACCACCAGCACCAAAGGCACCGAGATCGACCTGTGGTACTCCGGGAAAACCCGCGAACAAGCCGGCAACATCCAAGCACTGACGGACCCGGACGGGTTCCCGCTGTGGGTCTCCGACGTCGAGCCCGGGTCCGTCCACGACATCACCGCCGCTGAAAACCACGTCCTCGGCGCCCTGTACTGGGCTTACTCCCAGCTCGACCTGCCCACCCTGGCCGACGGCGGCTACCAGGGTGCCGGAGCCGGGGTCCTCACCCCGATCAAACACCCCAAAACCAGCAAAGGCCGCCCACTCGACGTCGACAACCAGACCTACAACAAACTGCTGCGCGGCCTGCGCGCCCTCGGCGAACGTGGATTTGCCCTGCTCACCGGCCGTTGGCGCGCCCTACGACACTTCACCACCAGCCCCCGCAAAATCGGCACCATCGTCAAAGCCGCACTCGTACTCACCCAATTCGAACACGGCCGACTCGCATAA
- a CDS encoding TrmH family RNA methyltransferase codes for MAHIVEVSDADDPRVDDFRDLSRADRRPDRPGGRGLVIAEGVVVVERLLASPYPVRALFGVRRRIEELAEATAALDVPAYVTDADVMASVVGFHLNRGVLAVADQAPVIEPAELIGRSRRLAVLEGIGDHENLGALFRNAAALGIDGVLLGAGCSDPLYRRSVRVSMGHVLRVPFAHLTSWPEDLKLLRDNGFRIAALTPRADSKSLRDAELDRGSVAVLLGSEGPGLTDEAIEAADVAVRIPMVSGVDSLNVATAGAITFHAMNGA; via the coding sequence GTGGCGCACATTGTCGAGGTCAGCGATGCCGACGACCCGAGGGTCGACGACTTCCGCGATCTGTCCCGCGCGGACCGCCGCCCGGATCGCCCGGGCGGGCGCGGGCTGGTGATCGCCGAAGGCGTCGTGGTGGTCGAGCGACTGCTCGCCTCGCCGTACCCGGTGCGGGCGCTGTTCGGGGTGCGCCGCCGGATCGAGGAACTGGCCGAGGCCACCGCCGCCCTCGATGTGCCCGCCTACGTCACCGATGCCGACGTGATGGCGAGCGTGGTCGGCTTCCACCTGAATCGCGGCGTGCTTGCGGTCGCCGACCAAGCCCCGGTCATCGAGCCGGCGGAGCTCATCGGCCGGTCCCGCCGCCTGGCGGTGCTGGAAGGCATCGGCGACCACGAGAACCTCGGCGCGCTGTTCCGCAACGCCGCAGCGCTCGGCATCGACGGCGTGCTGCTCGGCGCGGGATGTTCGGACCCGCTGTACCGGCGCAGCGTCCGGGTGTCGATGGGGCACGTGCTCCGGGTCCCGTTCGCCCACCTCACCTCCTGGCCAGAAGACCTCAAGCTGTTGCGCGACAACGGCTTCCGGATCGCCGCGCTCACTCCCCGAGCGGATTCGAAATCCCTTCGCGACGCGGAGCTGGACCGGGGTTCAGTGGCGGTGCTGCTTGGCTCGGAAGGCCCCGGGCTCACCGACGAGGCCATCGAGGCCGCGGACGTCGCGGTCCGGATCCCGATGGTCAGCGGGGTGGATTCGCTCAACGTCGCCACCGCCGGGGCGATCACCTTCCACGCGATGAACGGAGCGTGA
- the sepH gene encoding septation protein SepH, with amino-acid sequence MRALRVVGLDEDGESVICEDPENGERFTVPADERLRAAARGDLTRLGQVQIEMEAQMRPREIQSRIRSGASVAQIAEASGIPEHRVERYAYPVLLERAQIAEMAQRAHPVREDGPDVQTLGEVVAHTFGMRGHEYSEANWGAWRGEDGKWVVQLTWQAGRSENRAHWVFHPGAHGGTVAALDDHAADLLDPSPNRPLRTVRPVTELAREALQLDQQAQPVHERMEEPVAAARPEAPSLDLDTGPPAEPAEEPVAEESAEGATAEAAEDDAQRKAEPRRGRKSHPIVPSWEDVLLGVRSHR; translated from the coding sequence ATGCGAGCGCTGCGAGTGGTCGGGCTCGACGAGGACGGTGAATCCGTCATCTGCGAGGACCCGGAGAACGGCGAGCGCTTTACCGTGCCCGCCGACGAACGACTGCGTGCCGCAGCCCGCGGCGACCTCACCAGGCTCGGCCAGGTCCAGATCGAGATGGAAGCCCAGATGCGGCCCCGGGAGATCCAGTCCCGCATCCGCTCCGGCGCGTCCGTGGCGCAGATCGCGGAGGCGTCCGGCATCCCGGAACACCGGGTCGAGCGCTACGCCTACCCCGTGCTGCTCGAACGTGCCCAGATCGCCGAGATGGCGCAGCGCGCACACCCGGTCCGCGAAGACGGCCCGGACGTCCAGACGCTCGGCGAGGTCGTCGCGCACACCTTCGGGATGCGCGGCCACGAGTACTCCGAAGCCAACTGGGGCGCCTGGCGCGGCGAAGACGGCAAGTGGGTCGTGCAGCTGACCTGGCAGGCCGGGCGCTCGGAAAACCGCGCGCACTGGGTCTTCCACCCAGGCGCGCACGGCGGCACCGTCGCCGCGCTCGACGACCACGCCGCCGACCTGCTCGACCCATCCCCGAACCGCCCACTGCGGACTGTCCGGCCGGTCACCGAGCTGGCGCGCGAAGCGCTGCAGCTCGACCAGCAGGCGCAGCCGGTGCACGAGCGGATGGAGGAGCCGGTGGCCGCAGCGCGGCCGGAGGCGCCGAGCCTCGATCTGGACACCGGCCCGCCGGCGGAGCCGGCGGAAGAGCCGGTGGCGGAGGAAAGCGCCGAGGGCGCGACCGCCGAGGCCGCGGAGGACGACGCGCAGCGCAAGGCGGAGCCGCGGCGCGGGCGCAAGAGTCATCCGATCGTGCCGTCGTGGGAGGACGTCCTGCTCGGCGTCCGGTCCCACCGCTGA
- a CDS encoding DUF2537 domain-containing protein gives MDARESGWELHARSGRAVLVRGVGREVDPARLRLPGALVAALHEWAHVVEAVQAEETADNDAELVSQRGRQLAMRLAAETGGQIGYVDPLSGELDRIGRPRSAHAIPGRRGGTLAPVPPTPWGPGLVVSAIIGAIVAVTLVVVTQGLADVSGILAAVVNLAVAAGFTPSIWLGRYVPVWRWAAYGTAAGIVAAWIALILSLLG, from the coding sequence ATGGACGCCCGGGAATCCGGCTGGGAGCTGCACGCACGATCCGGTCGCGCGGTGCTGGTGCGCGGCGTCGGTCGCGAGGTCGACCCGGCCCGGCTGAGGCTGCCGGGTGCGCTGGTCGCTGCGCTGCACGAGTGGGCGCACGTGGTGGAGGCCGTGCAGGCCGAGGAAACCGCGGACAACGACGCGGAGCTGGTGTCGCAGCGCGGTCGCCAGTTGGCGATGCGGCTCGCGGCGGAGACCGGCGGGCAGATCGGCTACGTCGACCCGCTCAGCGGCGAACTGGACCGCATCGGCCGGCCGCGCTCGGCGCACGCGATACCTGGACGACGTGGCGGAACGCTCGCCCCGGTGCCGCCAACGCCGTGGGGTCCGGGCCTGGTGGTCAGCGCGATCATCGGGGCGATCGTGGCGGTGACCCTGGTGGTGGTGACGCAGGGGCTGGCGGACGTGAGCGGAATCCTCGCGGCGGTGGTCAACCTCGCGGTCGCGGCCGGGTTCACGCCGTCGATCTGGCTGGGCCGGTACGTTCCGGTCTGGCGCTGGGCGGCCTACGGAACGGCGGCGGGCATAGTCGCCGCCTGGATAGCGCTGATCCTCAGCCTCCTCGGCTGA